Proteins co-encoded in one Listeria ivanovii subsp. ivanovii genomic window:
- the purM gene encoding phosphoribosylformylglycinamidine cyclo-ligase produces MAENAYSKAGVDVEAGYQVVERIKKHVARTERIGVMGALGSFGGMFDLSSLHLKEPVLVSGTDGVGTKLLLAIEADKHDTIGIDCVAMCVNDILAQGAEPLFFLDYIATGKTDPVKMEQIVHGVADGCRQAGAALIGGETAEMPDMYGADDYDLAGFTVGAVEKNNLITEGAVKADDVLIGIPSSGIHSNGYSLVRKIFFKDNSFRLNEVLPELEIPLSEELLKPTRIYVKPVLELLKKVNVHGITHITGGGFVENLPRMLTDDLAVDIELGSWPVLPIFDTLKKYGKLGDLEMYEIFNMGIGMVLAVSKEDAEKTVSLLKENGEAAYEIGKVVPRMADSVVFSGGNNE; encoded by the coding sequence ATGGCAGAAAATGCATATAGTAAAGCTGGAGTCGATGTGGAAGCAGGCTATCAAGTCGTAGAACGTATTAAAAAACATGTTGCTAGAACAGAACGAATCGGTGTCATGGGAGCGCTGGGTTCTTTTGGTGGAATGTTCGATTTAAGTAGCCTTCATTTAAAAGAACCGGTTTTAGTTTCTGGTACGGATGGTGTAGGAACGAAATTACTCCTTGCGATTGAAGCAGATAAACACGATACGATTGGAATTGACTGTGTAGCAATGTGTGTGAATGACATTTTAGCTCAAGGTGCTGAACCGTTATTTTTTCTAGATTATATCGCCACCGGTAAAACGGATCCAGTCAAAATGGAGCAAATCGTCCATGGGGTTGCGGATGGTTGCCGGCAAGCTGGGGCTGCTTTAATTGGCGGGGAAACTGCGGAAATGCCTGATATGTACGGCGCGGATGATTATGATTTAGCTGGCTTTACAGTTGGTGCAGTCGAGAAAAATAATCTTATTACGGAAGGTGCAGTAAAAGCAGACGACGTTTTGATTGGTATTCCTTCTAGCGGGATTCATAGTAACGGTTATTCACTCGTTCGAAAAATTTTCTTTAAAGATAATTCATTCCGTTTAAATGAAGTGCTTCCTGAGTTAGAAATTCCGCTTAGTGAAGAATTACTTAAACCAACGCGTATTTATGTGAAACCTGTTTTAGAACTATTGAAAAAAGTAAATGTACATGGCATTACTCATATTACTGGTGGTGGTTTTGTTGAAAACTTACCGCGGATGCTAACAGATGATTTAGCGGTAGATATTGAGTTGGGCTCTTGGCCAGTACTTCCTATTTTTGATACTTTGAAGAAGTACGGGAAATTAGGCGATTTGGAAATGTATGAAATTTTTAATATGGGAATTGGCATGGTGCTTGCGGTTTCTAAAGAGGATGCAGAAAAAACAGTAAGCTTATTAAAAGAAAATGGTGAAGCAGCTTACGAGATAGGTAAAGTTGTCCCACGCATGGCAGATTCAGTGGTCTTTTCAGGAGGAAATAACGAATGA
- the purF gene encoding amidophosphoribosyltransferase, translated as MLAEVKGLNEECGIFGIWNHPNAAEITYYGLHSLQHRGQEGAGIVSTDGETLKGHRNLGLLADVFKHGELDDLKGKAAIGHVRYATAGQKNLGNVQPFLFHFHSSSLALAHNGNLVNAKTLRRELEEEGAIFQTSSDTEVLAHLIKRSHTGDFVEDLKVALNKVKGGFAYMLLTEDTMYAALDPNGFRPLSIGRIGDYYVVASETCAFETVGAEFVRDVEPGELIIINNDGLRIEKFTEDVKHSICSMEYIYFARPDSNIAGINVHSARKRSGKRLAKEAFIDADVVTGVPDSSISAAIGYAEEAGLPYELGLIKNRYVARTFIQPSQELREQGVRMKLSAVRGVVEGKRVVMIDDSIVRGTTSKRIVQLLREAGAAEVHVRIASPPLAFPCFYGIDIQTRNELIASNYSVDEICRIIGADSLEYLSEEGLVDSIGRPYPNEPYGGLCMAYFNGDYPTPLYDYEAEYLASLEAEK; from the coding sequence ATGCTTGCTGAAGTAAAAGGACTGAATGAAGAATGTGGTATTTTTGGTATTTGGAATCATCCGAATGCAGCTGAAATCACGTATTATGGCTTGCATAGTTTACAGCATCGCGGGCAAGAAGGTGCCGGGATTGTTTCAACTGACGGAGAAACATTAAAAGGGCATCGTAATTTAGGATTATTAGCAGATGTATTTAAACATGGAGAATTAGATGATTTAAAAGGTAAGGCAGCGATTGGTCATGTTCGTTATGCGACAGCTGGTCAAAAAAACCTTGGAAATGTACAACCATTTTTATTTCATTTTCATAGTTCGTCTTTAGCGTTAGCGCATAATGGGAATCTAGTAAATGCTAAAACGTTGCGTCGTGAATTAGAAGAAGAAGGTGCGATTTTCCAAACAAGTTCTGATACCGAAGTTTTAGCTCATTTAATTAAACGTAGCCATACGGGAGATTTTGTGGAAGACTTAAAAGTAGCTTTAAACAAAGTCAAAGGTGGCTTTGCGTATATGCTTTTAACAGAAGATACTATGTACGCCGCACTTGATCCAAATGGCTTCCGACCGCTTTCGATTGGACGAATTGGAGACTATTATGTAGTGGCCTCAGAAACATGTGCTTTTGAAACGGTTGGTGCGGAATTTGTGCGAGATGTTGAGCCGGGTGAACTAATTATTATTAACAATGATGGACTTAGAATTGAAAAATTCACTGAAGATGTGAAGCATTCGATTTGTAGTATGGAATATATTTATTTTGCTAGACCAGATTCTAATATTGCTGGGATTAATGTCCATTCAGCGAGAAAACGTTCTGGAAAAAGACTTGCGAAAGAAGCATTTATTGATGCAGATGTGGTTACCGGTGTGCCTGACTCAAGTATTTCTGCAGCAATTGGTTATGCCGAAGAAGCAGGATTACCTTACGAATTAGGTTTAATAAAAAATAGGTATGTAGCGAGAACTTTTATTCAACCATCTCAAGAACTTAGAGAACAAGGCGTACGAATGAAACTTTCTGCAGTACGAGGTGTGGTTGAAGGGAAACGAGTTGTGATGATTGATGACTCGATTGTTCGCGGCACGACAAGTAAACGGATTGTTCAACTTCTACGTGAAGCAGGCGCCGCCGAAGTACATGTACGAATTGCTTCACCACCACTTGCTTTTCCTTGTTTTTATGGGATTGATATTCAAACGAGAAACGAATTAATTGCTTCCAATTATTCTGTCGATGAAATTTGCCGGATCATAGGTGCAGATTCGTTAGAGTATTTGAGCGAAGAAGGTTTAGTTGATTCGATTGGCCGGCCTTATCCGAACGAACCTTATGGGGGACTTTGTATGGCATATTTTAACGGAGATTATCCAACACCTTTATATGATTATGAAGCGGAATATTTAGCGAGCTTAGAAGCAGAAAAATAA
- the purL gene encoding phosphoribosylformylglycinamidine synthase subunit PurL — protein sequence MLKMEPTSEEIKAEKIYREMGLTDSEYELICSILGREPNYTETGLFSVMWSEHCSYKNSKPVLRKFPTEGKQVLQGPGEGAGIVDIGDGLGVAFKVESHNHPSYVEPYQGAATGVGGIIRDVFSMGARPIAMLNSLRFGELDTPHAKYLVSEVVAGIAGYGNSIGIPTVGGEIQFDPCYTKNPLVNAMCVGLIEAKDIQKGQAKGIGNPVMYVGAKTGRDGIHGATFASVEFSEEGEQQRSAVQVGDPFMEKLLLEACLDVIRDHSDILVGIQDMGAAGLVSSSSEMASKAGAGLELIMDDVPQRELHMSPYEMLLSESQERMLLCVKKGHVEEIQALFERYGLEAVVIGKVTDDKMYKIIHHGEVVANVPVDALAEDAPVYHKPSKEPARYQAFQQEEAFVPVMTDIVETWKELLAQPTIASKKHIYEQYDYQVRTDTAVEPGSDAAIVRVRGTEKAIAMTTDCNSRYLYLDPEVGGAIAVAEAARNIVCSGGKPLAITDGLNFGNPEKPEIFWEIEKAADGISAACLELDTPVISGNVSLYNETDGTGIYPTPVIGMVGLVEDLAHITTQDFKAAGDVIFLIGETKPEYSGSELQKLQQGKISGRAPVLDLTLEKKYQQLLLTAIREGLVASSHDLAEGGFGVALAEATFKAGLGADVEVPFELNQLFSESQSRFLVSVKPENEAAFAKLMELEKVYRLGVVTASETIRVQHKTETVTAKMTELRSIWEGAIPCLLK from the coding sequence ATGCTTAAAATGGAACCTACTAGCGAAGAAATTAAAGCGGAAAAAATTTATCGAGAAATGGGTTTAACGGATAGTGAATATGAGCTTATTTGTTCGATTCTTGGACGTGAGCCTAATTATACAGAAACAGGTCTTTTCTCTGTTATGTGGTCAGAGCATTGTAGCTATAAAAACTCTAAACCAGTGCTTCGAAAATTTCCGACTGAAGGGAAACAAGTACTCCAAGGTCCAGGTGAAGGTGCAGGGATTGTCGATATTGGCGACGGCTTAGGTGTAGCTTTTAAAGTGGAAAGCCATAATCATCCTTCCTATGTAGAGCCATATCAAGGGGCTGCAACCGGTGTTGGCGGAATTATCCGTGATGTATTTTCGATGGGTGCTAGACCAATTGCGATGCTTAATTCGCTTCGGTTTGGCGAGCTAGATACACCACATGCTAAATATTTAGTGAGTGAAGTAGTGGCAGGTATTGCAGGTTATGGTAACTCCATTGGGATTCCAACAGTTGGTGGTGAAATTCAATTTGATCCATGTTATACAAAAAATCCATTAGTTAATGCGATGTGTGTTGGCTTAATCGAAGCAAAAGATATTCAAAAAGGACAAGCCAAAGGAATAGGTAATCCAGTTATGTATGTTGGAGCTAAAACTGGTCGGGACGGGATTCATGGTGCTACATTTGCTTCGGTTGAATTTAGCGAAGAAGGTGAACAGCAACGTTCGGCAGTTCAAGTAGGTGATCCTTTTATGGAAAAACTATTACTGGAGGCGTGTTTAGACGTTATTCGCGACCATTCGGACATTTTAGTGGGTATTCAAGATATGGGCGCTGCTGGGCTAGTAAGCTCTAGCTCGGAAATGGCTTCTAAGGCTGGGGCTGGTTTGGAATTAATTATGGACGATGTTCCTCAACGAGAATTACACATGTCGCCATACGAAATGTTACTTTCTGAGTCTCAAGAGCGGATGTTATTATGTGTTAAAAAAGGGCATGTGGAAGAAATTCAAGCGCTTTTTGAACGATATGGCTTAGAAGCAGTGGTGATTGGAAAAGTAACGGATGATAAAATGTATAAAATTATTCATCATGGAGAAGTGGTTGCGAATGTACCGGTAGATGCACTTGCTGAAGATGCACCGGTTTATCATAAGCCTTCCAAAGAACCAGCTCGCTATCAAGCTTTCCAGCAAGAAGAGGCTTTTGTTCCAGTGATGACGGATATCGTTGAAACATGGAAAGAATTGTTAGCTCAACCAACCATCGCTAGCAAAAAACATATTTATGAACAATATGATTATCAAGTTCGGACCGATACAGCAGTTGAGCCTGGTTCAGATGCAGCGATTGTTCGGGTTCGTGGGACAGAAAAAGCAATTGCGATGACGACAGACTGTAACTCACGCTATCTTTACCTTGATCCAGAAGTTGGCGGAGCAATTGCGGTTGCAGAAGCGGCTCGAAATATTGTTTGTTCAGGTGGGAAACCACTTGCGATAACGGATGGACTAAACTTTGGAAATCCAGAAAAGCCAGAAATTTTTTGGGAAATTGAAAAAGCGGCTGATGGAATTAGTGCTGCATGCTTAGAGCTAGATACACCTGTTATATCTGGAAATGTTTCCCTTTATAATGAAACAGATGGTACAGGGATTTACCCAACCCCTGTTATTGGCATGGTTGGACTAGTAGAAGATTTAGCGCATATTACTACGCAGGATTTTAAAGCAGCAGGGGACGTGATTTTCCTTATTGGAGAAACAAAACCGGAATATAGTGGTTCCGAGTTACAAAAATTACAACAAGGGAAAATTAGCGGTCGTGCACCAGTTCTAGACTTGACATTAGAAAAAAAATACCAACAACTACTTTTGACAGCAATTCGTGAAGGTTTAGTTGCTTCCAGTCATGATTTAGCAGAAGGCGGATTTGGTGTCGCACTTGCAGAAGCAACTTTTAAAGCAGGGCTTGGCGCAGATGTAGAAGTACCATTTGAATTAAATCAACTATTTAGTGAATCACAATCACGCTTCTTAGTTTCTGTAAAACCAGAAAATGAAGCGGCTTTTGCTAAATTAATGGAACTAGAAAAAGTATATCGACTTGGTGTTGTTACAGCGAGTGAGACGATTCGCGTGCAACATAAAACAGAAACGGTAACAGCCAAAATGACTGAGTTACGATCCATTTGGGAAGGGGCTATTCCATGCTTGCTGAAGTAA
- the purQ gene encoding phosphoribosylformylglycinamidine synthase subunit PurQ, whose product MKFAVIQFPGSNCDLDMLHAIQDILGEEAEYVWHAESSLAGFDAVLLPGGFSYGDYLRTGAIAKFSNIMPEVLRFAEIGKPVLGVCNGFQILTEIGLLPGALIRNNNLHFICKTVPLRVANADTMFTRAYENNEIIQVPVAHGEGNYYCDDETLQKLQANNQIVFTYEGANPNGSRADIAGIINESGNVLGMMPHPERAVEEIIGGTDGLKLFQSVVKAWKEEQVNA is encoded by the coding sequence ATGAAATTTGCTGTCATTCAGTTCCCAGGTTCAAATTGTGACCTTGATATGTTACATGCGATTCAGGATATTCTTGGCGAGGAGGCGGAATATGTTTGGCATGCGGAGTCAAGTTTAGCTGGTTTTGATGCCGTTTTATTACCAGGTGGATTTTCTTATGGGGATTACTTAAGGACTGGTGCAATTGCTAAGTTTTCTAATATTATGCCAGAAGTTTTACGTTTTGCGGAAATTGGAAAGCCTGTGCTTGGTGTTTGTAACGGGTTCCAAATTTTAACAGAAATTGGCTTGCTTCCAGGGGCTTTAATCAGAAATAATAATTTGCATTTCATATGTAAAACAGTGCCGCTTCGTGTTGCTAATGCGGATACGATGTTCACGAGAGCTTACGAAAACAACGAAATTATCCAGGTTCCTGTCGCTCATGGAGAAGGAAATTATTACTGTGATGATGAAACGCTTCAGAAACTTCAAGCAAATAACCAAATTGTTTTTACGTATGAAGGAGCGAATCCTAATGGCAGTCGGGCAGATATTGCTGGTATCATAAATGAAAGTGGTAATGTACTTGGGATGATGCCGCATCCAGAACGTGCAGTAGAAGAAATTATTGGTGGAACAGATGGATTGAAACTTTTCCAATCAGTCGTAAAAGCTTGGAAGGAGGAACAAGTAAATGCTTAA
- the purS gene encoding phosphoribosylformylglycinamidine synthase subunit PurS, translating to MYNVKVYVTLKKSVLDPQGVAVKDAAKSMGYQEVEDVRIGKFMELKVAKSDRDIHEVLNEMCDKLLTNPVMEDYRYEIEEA from the coding sequence ATGTATAATGTCAAAGTATATGTCACTTTAAAGAAAAGCGTATTAGATCCACAAGGAGTTGCGGTTAAGGATGCAGCGAAAAGCATGGGATATCAAGAAGTAGAAGATGTGCGGATTGGTAAATTTATGGAACTTAAAGTAGCAAAATCTGATCGTGATATTCATGAAGTATTAAATGAAATGTGCGATAAACTATTAACAAATCCGGTGATGGAAGATTACCGCTATGAAATCGAGGAGGCTTAA
- the purC gene encoding phosphoribosylaminoimidazolesuccinocarboxamide synthase: protein MTNELVYEGKAKQLFKTEEPGVLRVAYKDDATALNGVRKESFAGKGELNNQITSLVFSYLASEGIASHFIKATSKKEQLVKEVSIIPLEVVVRNVMAGSLAKRLGKEEGESIPNAIVEFYYKDDALDDPFINDEHALYLGIATRNEMEEIRQATRAINVALQALFTKMNITLIDFKLEFGRDENGNILLADEISPDTCRLWDKETNQKLDKDVFRRNIGNLTDVYTEVLNRLKQVQN, encoded by the coding sequence GTGACTAACGAACTTGTTTATGAAGGAAAAGCGAAACAACTATTCAAAACGGAAGAGCCTGGAGTTTTACGTGTAGCATATAAAGATGATGCTACTGCGCTAAATGGTGTGCGAAAGGAATCTTTTGCAGGAAAAGGGGAGCTAAATAATCAAATTACCTCACTGGTTTTTTCTTATTTAGCGAGTGAAGGAATTGCTAGTCATTTCATCAAAGCTACTTCCAAAAAGGAGCAATTAGTGAAGGAAGTATCGATTATTCCGCTTGAAGTCGTGGTGCGTAATGTGATGGCAGGAAGTCTTGCGAAGCGTCTTGGAAAAGAAGAAGGAGAATCGATTCCAAATGCGATCGTCGAATTTTATTATAAAGATGATGCGTTAGATGATCCTTTTATTAATGATGAACACGCGCTTTATTTAGGAATCGCGACGAGAAATGAAATGGAAGAAATTCGTCAAGCAACTCGAGCTATTAATGTAGCTTTGCAAGCCTTATTTACTAAAATGAATATTACTTTGATTGACTTCAAATTAGAATTTGGTCGTGATGAGAATGGAAATATTTTACTAGCAGATGAAATTTCTCCAGATACTTGTCGACTTTGGGATAAAGAAACGAATCAGAAGCTGGATAAGGATGTCTTTCGTCGGAATATTGGCAATTTAACAGATGTATATACAGAAGTATTAAATAGATTGAAGCAAGTTCAAAACTAG
- the purB gene encoding adenylosuccinate lyase, translating to MLERYTRKEMGNIWTEKNRYQAWLEVEILACEAWAELGEIPKEDVGKIRANAKFDVDRIHEIELETRHDVVAFTRSVSESLGAERKWVHYGLTSTDVVDTANSYLLKQANEILRKDLENFIAIIGEKAKEHKYTVTMGRTHGVHAEPTTFGLKLALWYEEMKRNLERFNFAADGVEFGKISGAVGTYANIDPFVESYVCEKLGTTPAPISTQTLQRDRHAEYLATLALIATSVEKFAVEVRALQKSEVREVEEFFAKGQKGSSAMPHKRNPIGSENVTGLARVIRGHMVTAYENVPLWHERDISHSSAERIILPDSTILLDYILNRFGSIVKNLTVFPENMKRNMDRTLGLIYSQRVLLALIDKGLAREAAYDVVQPKAMEAWEKQVPFRELIEQDATITENLSAAEIADCFDYHYHLKNVDLIFDRLGL from the coding sequence ATGTTAGAACGTTATACTCGTAAAGAAATGGGCAATATTTGGACAGAAAAAAATCGCTATCAAGCTTGGTTAGAAGTGGAAATTTTAGCTTGTGAGGCATGGGCCGAGTTAGGAGAAATTCCAAAAGAAGATGTGGGGAAAATCCGTGCGAATGCAAAATTTGATGTCGATCGTATTCATGAAATCGAATTAGAAACGAGACATGATGTGGTTGCGTTTACTCGTTCTGTGTCTGAATCACTTGGAGCAGAACGTAAATGGGTTCATTATGGTTTAACTTCTACAGATGTAGTTGATACGGCCAACTCCTATTTATTGAAGCAAGCTAATGAAATTTTACGGAAAGACTTGGAAAATTTTATTGCGATTATTGGTGAAAAAGCGAAAGAACATAAATATACTGTGACGATGGGACGAACTCACGGCGTACATGCGGAGCCGACTACATTTGGTTTAAAACTGGCTTTGTGGTACGAAGAAATGAAACGTAATCTAGAACGCTTTAATTTTGCTGCAGATGGAGTAGAATTCGGAAAAATTTCTGGAGCAGTTGGAACTTATGCAAATATTGATCCATTTGTAGAATCCTATGTATGCGAAAAATTAGGAACAACGCCAGCGCCGATTTCCACGCAGACATTGCAACGTGACCGTCATGCGGAATATTTGGCAACGCTTGCGCTCATTGCAACTTCTGTGGAAAAATTTGCAGTAGAAGTTCGTGCACTTCAAAAAAGTGAAGTTCGCGAAGTAGAAGAATTTTTTGCAAAAGGTCAAAAAGGTTCCTCGGCAATGCCACATAAACGTAATCCGATTGGTTCAGAAAATGTTACTGGACTGGCTCGTGTGATTCGTGGTCATATGGTAACAGCGTATGAAAATGTACCGCTGTGGCATGAACGTGATATTTCACATAGCTCAGCTGAACGAATTATTTTACCGGATTCAACTATTTTACTTGATTATATTTTAAATCGTTTCGGTTCGATTGTGAAAAACTTGACGGTATTTCCAGAAAATATGAAACGTAATATGGATAGAACACTTGGACTTATATACTCGCAGCGTGTTCTACTTGCTTTAATTGATAAAGGGCTTGCTCGTGAAGCTGCATATGATGTGGTGCAACCGAAAGCGATGGAGGCTTGGGAGAAACAAGTACCATTCCGCGAGTTGATAGAACAAGATGCAACAATTACGGAAAACTTATCTGCGGCGGAAATTGCTGACTGCTTTGATTACCATTATCACTTAAAGAATGTCGACTTAATTTTTGATCGCCTAGGATTATAA
- the purK gene encoding 5-(carboxyamino)imidazole ribonucleotide synthase produces MNKKFLLTNSTIGIIGGGQLGRMMALAAKAMGYRIIILDPTVDCPAAQVSDEQIIADYDDKVSLRDLAEKADVVTYEFENIDYDALKMTQELVDVPQGSELLSITQDRILEKAYLESANINIAPYAIIVDKEEIEREIKSIGYPAVLKTAQGGYDGKGQVVLRDANDIEMAARLLRYGSCVLEAWIPFEKEISIVVARGKDGQVETFPVAENVHVNNILHTSIAPANVSADVHEEAEEIAKKLAEVLQLCGVLAVEMFVTKSGAIYVNELAPRPHNSGHYTIEACSISQFTQHIRAIVGLPLLKPELLQPALMVNILGQHVDTMNEKMGDYPHWFVHYYGKQEAKMNRKMGHVTILTSEPEAVLIDLEKTQIWK; encoded by the coding sequence TTGAATAAAAAATTTTTGCTGACAAATAGTACAATAGGTATCATTGGTGGTGGGCAATTAGGTCGGATGATGGCTCTAGCTGCCAAGGCGATGGGATATCGGATTATTATTCTTGATCCAACTGTAGACTGTCCTGCTGCCCAAGTAAGTGATGAACAAATTATCGCAGACTATGATGATAAAGTATCTCTGAGGGACCTTGCAGAGAAGGCAGATGTCGTTACATATGAATTTGAAAATATCGACTATGATGCTTTGAAGATGACGCAAGAGTTAGTGGACGTGCCCCAAGGATCGGAGTTGCTTTCGATTACGCAAGACCGGATTTTGGAAAAAGCGTATTTAGAATCTGCTAATATCAATATTGCTCCATATGCAATTATTGTGGATAAAGAAGAAATTGAACGTGAAATAAAAAGTATTGGCTATCCAGCGGTTTTAAAAACGGCACAAGGTGGTTATGACGGGAAAGGTCAAGTTGTTTTACGAGATGCAAATGACATCGAAATGGCAGCTCGTTTATTACGTTATGGTTCATGTGTACTAGAAGCTTGGATACCGTTTGAAAAAGAGATCTCGATTGTTGTTGCAAGAGGAAAAGATGGACAAGTGGAAACATTCCCAGTGGCGGAAAACGTTCATGTGAATAATATTTTGCATACGTCGATTGCACCAGCAAATGTATCAGCGGATGTGCACGAAGAAGCAGAAGAAATTGCCAAAAAGTTAGCTGAGGTTCTTCAGCTGTGCGGCGTTTTGGCAGTAGAGATGTTTGTTACGAAGTCAGGGGCAATTTATGTTAATGAGCTAGCTCCGAGACCGCATAATTCGGGACACTATACAATAGAAGCTTGTTCTATCTCCCAATTCACACAACATATTCGTGCGATAGTTGGTTTACCACTATTAAAACCAGAATTACTTCAACCGGCATTGATGGTTAATATCTTAGGACAGCATGTGGATACCATGAATGAGAAAATGGGTGACTATCCGCACTGGTTTGTTCATTATTATGGAAAACAAGAAGCGAAAATGAATCGTAAAATGGGGCATGTCACTATTTTGACAAGTGAGCCGGAAGCGGTTTTGATTGATTTGGAAAAGACGCAAATTTGGAAGTAA
- the purE gene encoding 5-(carboxyamino)imidazole ribonucleotide mutase — MPAEIGVIMGSTSDWDTMKKACDVLDELEIAYEKKVVSAHRTPDLMFQYAEQARERGLKIIIAGAGGAAHLPGMVAAKTTLPVIGVPIKSKALNGLDSLLSIVQMPGGVPVATVAIGESGAVNAGILAAQILSITDDAITNRLQNRRATLEEIVLESSDSLE, encoded by the coding sequence ATGCCTGCGGAAATTGGTGTCATAATGGGGAGTACCTCAGATTGGGATACAATGAAAAAAGCATGTGATGTATTGGATGAATTAGAAATCGCTTATGAGAAAAAAGTAGTTTCAGCTCATCGTACGCCAGATTTGATGTTTCAATATGCAGAACAAGCGCGGGAACGTGGTTTAAAAATTATTATTGCAGGTGCTGGGGGTGCCGCACATTTACCAGGTATGGTTGCTGCGAAGACGACTTTGCCTGTTATTGGTGTCCCTATTAAGTCAAAAGCATTGAATGGACTGGATTCATTATTATCTATTGTGCAGATGCCTGGAGGGGTTCCGGTCGCTACTGTTGCAATTGGTGAAAGTGGTGCGGTGAATGCTGGGATTTTAGCAGCACAAATTTTATCTATTACGGACGATGCAATTACTAACAGGTTGCAAAATAGACGTGCTACACTAGAGGAAATAGTTCTAGAAAGTAGTGATTCTCTTGAATAA
- a CDS encoding DUF2179 domain-containing protein produces MDNSLFIVVTIFVVNILYVTIYTVRLLLTMKGYRYLAALSSVFEMIIYVVALSLVLDNLNNIENVLAYAIGFGVGVIVGMKIEERIALGYITVNVITKEYNLDLPNQIRDLGYGVTSWLASGRDGERMMLEILTQRKNERKLYRQIIEIDGGAFIVSSEPKQIHGGFWIKQVRK; encoded by the coding sequence GTGGATAATAGTTTGTTTATAGTGGTGACGATTTTTGTTGTAAATATTTTATATGTGACAATCTATACGGTAAGGTTATTGCTGACAATGAAAGGATATCGATATTTAGCTGCGCTATCAAGTGTATTTGAGATGATTATTTATGTTGTTGCGCTAAGTCTAGTACTGGATAATCTAAATAATATCGAGAATGTATTAGCTTATGCGATTGGTTTTGGTGTGGGTGTTATTGTTGGAATGAAAATAGAAGAGCGAATCGCACTTGGATACATTACGGTCAATGTTATTACAAAAGAGTACAACTTGGACTTACCTAATCAAATTCGTGACTTAGGTTATGGTGTAACGAGTTGGCTTGCTAGTGGACGTGACGGTGAACGGATGATGCTTGAGATATTGACGCAAAGGAAAAATGAACGTAAATTATACAGGCAGATTATTGAGATTGATGGAGGGGCCTTTATTGTTTCATCTGAACCGAAACAAATTCATGGTGGATTTTGGATAAAACAAGTTAGAAAATAA
- a CDS encoding HD domain-containing protein, protein MNKNKIITKAEKWMQTHFKNETTGHDWAHINRVHKLSKKIQAIEGGDLFAIELAALFHDYSDTKLTSNPAQASKRLVIWMEQQEMPSNLITQIIRIMESVSFKQGNNPIQAQTIEEKIVQDADRLDAIGAVGIARTFTYGGAHNREITDPLNPENTTIQHFYDKLLLIESQLNTQTAKEMAKGKQKIMQDFIHALEQELKI, encoded by the coding sequence ATGAATAAAAACAAAATTATTACGAAAGCTGAAAAATGGATGCAAACCCATTTCAAAAACGAAACAACAGGTCATGACTGGGCACATATTAACCGAGTCCATAAACTTAGCAAAAAAATCCAAGCGATAGAAGGTGGAGATTTATTTGCGATTGAATTAGCAGCACTTTTCCACGATTACTCAGATACCAAGTTAACTAGTAACCCAGCGCAAGCCAGCAAAAGATTAGTAATATGGATGGAACAACAAGAAATGCCATCTAATTTGATTACCCAAATTATTCGAATTATGGAGTCTGTATCTTTTAAACAAGGTAATAATCCTATCCAAGCCCAAACAATAGAAGAAAAAATAGTTCAAGATGCAGATCGACTAGATGCTATTGGAGCAGTCGGTATAGCTAGAACCTTTACATATGGAGGGGCGCATAATCGAGAAATAACTGATCCACTTAATCCTGAAAACACGACAATACAACACTTTTACGATAAGTTATTACTAATCGAAAGCCAATTAAATACCCAAACCGCGAAAGAGATGGCCAAAGGAAAACAAAAAATTATGCAGGATTTTATACATGCTTTAGAACAAGAATTAAAAATATAA